The Primulina eburnea isolate SZY01 chromosome 12, ASM2296580v1, whole genome shotgun sequence genome includes the window CGTTGAATCCTTTCACCGTCCTTGGCAATCCTACAACGAAGTTCATATTAATgttatcccacttccactcgagaAAGGAAGTGGTCGGATTATTCTTGCtagtctctgatgctctgtctTCAATTGTTGACACGTAAAGCATTCAGATATGAAGTGCATAATATCTCGTTTCATTCCCGGCCACCAATATTAAAGTTGCAAGTCCATGTACATTTTTGTACTTCCAGGATGAATAGAATAAGGGGTACTGTGGGCTTTAGCCATAATGTCAACTCTAAGTGAATCTATACTAGGAACCCATAGCCGACCTCGATATTTGACAATCTCATCGTCGACTGAATATAACATGTTTCCTCTCGATTCATCTCgttttctccatttctgtagttgcTCATTGTTAGACTGTCTGGCTCGAACTCTATCTCGTAGAGTAGGCTGTACCGCCAAAGTAGGGAGATTATAGGCCTTTCCCCTAGTGTAAATTTCAAGAGAAAGCCTCTGAATTTCAGTTTGTAGAGGTTTCTGCAATGACATATGGGCCAAGACCGACCATTTTCTACCCAAAGCgtctgccactacattagctttgctgAGATGATAGCTAATGTCGCAGTCATAGTCCTTTACAAGTTCTAGACATTTtatttgtctcatgttcagctctttttgggtgaagaaatacttgaggcttcTATGGTCATTTCTCACCATATAAgtagtgcctccaaattttTAGCGTGAATACGACTGCTTCAAGCTCAAGGTCATGTGTCGGATAATTTTTGTCATGGGTTTTCAACTGTCTAGACGCATATGCTATGATCGTGTTTCATGAGAACTGCGCATAGTCCAAGTTTTGAAGCATCGGTAAATAACACATAATCCCCTTGCTCTGTCGGCATAGCTAGAACTGGCACGGTAGTGAGTTTTGCTTCAAGTGATCAAAACTGTTTCGACTTTTCGGTCCGCATACAGATTtcgcattcttcttcgtcaaagaTGTCAAGGGTACTAAAATGGTCTAAAAACCGTTGATGAACTTGCGATAGTAGCCAGCTAAACCCAAGAAATTGCGGATTTCGTTTACACTTTTAAGCACTTGCCACTTTTTAACTGACTCGACCTTAGATGGGTCGAATTCTATTCCTTTTATCGAAACCATCCTGGACCCTAACCGACCTAGCCTAGACCGGCACCGAACCAGCCCAAGACCCTGCCAACCCCCGCGCACCTTTCCTCCCTCCTCCATAATCGCGGCTCCCACCTATTCGAGCCACCTTGGACCATAGCCGCACCAAACCATGTCCTTACCCCGAGCCATATTCCCTGGACCCTATTGGACCAGCCTAGCACGTCCTACCTATGCCGCGCAGCCCCTTAAAGAAACCAGCCGCACGCATGCACGGGTGAGAGTCTTAGGGCTTGCAGACTCTTCCTTCTCTTGCTGCCGCCGAGTCCAGCCTTCCATGGACCCTCCTAACCTCTAAAACAAGCCATGCACGGGCTCTGGCATGGTTCTTCCCTAGCTGAGCCCATAAAGCCAAACCATTCCATGAAACCCCTGCCCTATCCATTGTCTCTCGCTTAAACGATACTTTTCCTAGCCTTTAATCATCCTATATTGGCAGCATGTCCCTTAAAATTCATAGCATTCACAAAAGATTCATAAAatcttcaaaattttgaaaataatcattcAAACGTTAAACTATTTGTactcaaatattttttcatgtcaaaatcatgaaacatacataatatgatttgaatggtgcATCAAAAGAGTTTAGAAGCATGCATTTGTATTTAaaacgctcgaatatacgatAGTTGGTGTGGTATGCAAAGGGGCACGAACGGGCGACGAGAATCCTTGAAATTTTTCTCTCCAATATTTCGAAATGTTTAATATGTTTGGTGTGATGGTGTGAGGCAGAATTGGGTCTCAAGAACCCCTAGGATTCtttttaaattttcgaaaatttgatgTGTTAACGGgcttgatttttgggttttttaGTTTAGGAGTAATTGGGACTTCTAATCTTAGGTAAATTAggcccaataatacatatttaattataaaataaaattttacaaaatttgttttcaaaaataataatttttggtCTTTTAAAAGTCCTTCGTTTGAACAAAACCGACTTTTTCAAGATAAAATCGAGCTCGTATCGTAAAATCATTTGGACTccaccatttttagaaaaaattaatcatatttaatcattttattaagcctaaaaaatatttttatctggGTCGTCCCCAATTTCTTTTTCCCTGCCTATTCTCGAATATTCGGctaaattatttaattctcaTGAAATCATGCACTTAGACCTTCATTCATATACTATATatcatttaaacatttaaaatcaatcaattaaagcaattaagaaatttaaataatttacatGCATGCAGTTTTCGTGGTTTGACTTTGGATGTTACAAATCCTCCccctaaataaaatttcgttcTCGAAACTAAGACTTACCGAACAATTCGGGATAGCGACTCCTCATTTCTAACTTTGTCTCCCAAATAGCTTTTTCCTCCGAGTGATTATCTATTTGACATTGACCATCTTTATAACCTTGTTCTGTAACCTCCTCTCTTGTATACCCAAGATTTCAGTAGGCCTCTGCTCATAGGACGTGTTTGGCATAAGTTGTAGTGGCACAAAGTTTAGTACATGTTTTCTAGTTCATTTTCTTAGGTCTTTCGTGGTTGACTCTAATGAAAAATTGGAAATCTTGATTTAGCGGCTCTTTCCAAAAGACGTGAATGCAAATAGAAAACATCCCCTGACCACAAAAGAGGAAAGAACCCCATACAGATAGGATTTCCTCCCCTTAGGAATCCCCACTGGTGGTGGACCGAGGCAGAGCCTGGGCCCTCGCTATGAAGGGTTTGACATGTACTTGCGAAGCATCGATACGTGCAAGACACTGTGAACTCTTGCGAGATTAGATGTCAACGCCGTTCGATATGCTAATGCTCCCACCCTTTCAAgtatctcaaacggtccaatgaacctcggactaagttttcctttcttgccaaatctcataacacccttcataagTACTATCtttataaatacatgatcactGACTGCAAACTAGAGATTTCGTCTTCCTTTTTCCGCGTAAATCTTCTATCGACTCTGAGCAGTTTTCATTCTATCTTGGATCTTGGTGACCATTTATGCGGTGTTTTGAACTATCTCGAGTGCCACCATAGCTCTTTCTCCTACCTCTTCTCAATTGATTGGTGATCTACATTTCCTTCCGTAGAGtgcctcgtatggagccattccTATAGATGACTGATAAATGTTATTGTAAGTGAACTCTATTAGATGTAGCTTCGGTTCCCAACTcccttggaaatcgatcatGCATGCTCGGagtagattctctaaaatgcaTGACTCCCTCAGACTGACCGTCTGTCTGAAATGAAATGTGGTGCTGAATAGTAGTTTGG containing:
- the LOC140806639 gene encoding uncharacterized protein yields the protein MVRNDHRSLKYFFTQKELNMRQIKCLELVKDYDCDISYHLSKANVVADALGRKWSVLAHMSLQKPLQTEIQRLSLEIYTRGKAYNLPTLAVQPTLRDRVRARQSNNEQLQKWRKRDESRGNMLYSVDDEIVKYRGRLWVPSIDSLRVDIMAKAHSTPYSIHPGSTKMYMDLQL